One segment of Panicum virgatum strain AP13 chromosome 3K, P.virgatum_v5, whole genome shotgun sequence DNA contains the following:
- the LOC120696801 gene encoding uncharacterized protein LOC120696801 isoform X7 produces the protein MDFAGMKRRELQALCKRHGLPAGGTNADLVARLDAALSGAAGAEEEDVVGVPERKGCLKRSVGDAGEAKKVTFAVEESRGRRLRSRVVWSPVVAKTRAKRAEAGSTNSAADAGISARAGENVPVRRSRRNSLTAAEAEEVEEAVAVGRKRKPKSQEIAEDVAVSAQPIASCRVTRRSSLSGTTVLLPPAVEKKIGRGKAADVKDKLVTEEQAAEAQGLSAAEPPTVVESKRSRRKGPDVQNSSWLEVFATRTTKSHSVEAVVMPPPVIENKRKRKSGDAQPYVELRPVAEVPRNDAPVTRSLRNRVVQVNNSIVEETHTNQQPENKTRPTRPATCRNQQVASSMVEEEKEEVAAPSKAPPSKRSRRNNSRASNSNSGSNKLTSAPVEAKDTKIAHPSTHHNAKAEDVEKQPIVNAPVRRSTRKSVVPAMLDNEKGLIENPEAHARRSMRRSIVPVKDIKGAGEEIQNAKGEDAVKQPAVKNPVRRSTRKSVVSAMLEKEKVLIAEENPEAHVRRSTRKSVVPVKDISCVGEDIQNAKSDNVEKQLVVNQPVRHSSRKSILPDTLENESGSLVAETNAKARVRARKSLLPNKCNKEDPDHSKMTRNENFQIGKCEDDKQQKVKEPVRRSRRSVDAVMLEEQNKGLHEGLMSTIPVRRSTHKSVALNVVEKAGRRQSGVGTRRLKARDKLTDHAVAVPVVTAGNELQVDVQNNQDLTVKSPNHNLSDGNETHPGSDKFVSCERVGEEGLKLREHRMSQVGTSSSANDFCDMEDFSGQKFRKQQSTQTPFEKDNTGANYDKPQRVQQASTFLTSKGRSSKRRQTRTTAPEEVMSAEEANDGMVVREETMGAHKASHEYSKESSSRTQEICQVSATSEGFSSGPLLATVTLPDEIYTTQSVHKVIPPSETGGLAKESSEKSKQPQEHSDIQADDSHLSEIRNGELDQSSSIAELLPHSGFVTEDKILIGEDVLPVDFTVGDDEGQSPVSGQGRVAWEANTSESGEKNLADARSTGLHTKSLQHDTGIVAKESESGEDVVPMSFTSEEHGIKYPVSPVAVERSVIGEASGSALQISDSNQEIYCDVIAEGSVGAADLGSCPSSGGKGNPLLKNLHDSILPLMNSAQRCSSDGRRSSFGLEFLLEDCKENCSRNVENIAVEVDGGNKPSTCVTPDFYAGSDCGLEDEDVQHTGFDADKKLDVDQDAAEEEVVVEEKSYGEHIAAKTDLRTKLNGELTGLDMESDCSIAEKDVKLVEDNPDDEVTVQVQPANVQEGDSEKPSQFSATPECKHECGLPDEAVLHSKKNKGCLSSEEQSPFGLQSLFSQQSIEKSVECGALASATVHAENGFDELKYGHVKCSLKKTHVSEPFSQLDTNEDTCTISQNDDCMFISQQDNGIEGLSKASLDEELVPSGFSLDAKHIKEVTNSEEVACKGEGSKELVHSDDIKASSEKTDVNGPDTIENSSFSFATPGYKHDDALSEEAVRTMKKYAGTCSSNPRELLMDLQSLFSKENIEGSDPHHGLAFSSAESPGDESIDVKQQVEVHLGSNPSQLESTDLLDERSKTEVLHQGHKGLCSEDSEEQVASGPFTNDIVEAAAARYIENEPVLLPSEERSNLKDGQLNSKRESPIVMEFSLNFNKDVDVTRSIMDIVDQRTPSGSALPEDCRTDHNPQREFLDVCSVESSLQGSTMFTNKIDSGVAGTIGNPSFSLATPDRGHEGALSEEAVCKMKKYTGTCSADPRHLLMEMQSLLSEGSTEKSDSHDVAFSSSEPESGRNEPTVFHVEKLVYTLVSSEPDMYQGLCQDLSRAEEKESCISISMQLNPELEDDEVEKHSLNCEKDTSQILGITRSVQSKTSLLPKDSHTIYWKEQELPNDLSPLKSGICQSHGQKHIVESNSRLLNCDTEVLHQDHKDERNIHNVDKTIPKVLENDMPEAAPIERMESATLLPSVAGKPEISDELLNTNLSDEGEKHSFSSDKYTIKDFCTGSTKNDLFPLPKDCHIDSCKKQEVPDVLYLPKSPEESANCQDESVSGSGPCQTSWQQCINESSSVQVTSNIEVFNQNHEESNQNNEGQITPIPSIVSEAADTERSEREIGLTPPAGPSALPDEQLNTEVECHGAEHSCCYDEHTLSLFDTESLYSKASSLLKDSRKDPPPGDLSAPRSPEESTVFPNSSVPESVGICQSSRRRGTDELRAKLQSFKVSSTVKGSYIAMSAPRPKQGDNLSQSAITLLRNSENAPAVKVDHPAKPDPDRSVANNSSRQALQPTAEDQGITDR, from the exons ATGGATTTCGCGGGGATGAAGCGGCGGGAGCTGCAGGCGCTCTGCAAGCGGCAcggcctccccgccggcggcacCAACGCCGACCTCGTCGcccgcctcgacgccgcgcTCTCG GGGGCCGCTGGTGCGGAAGAGGAGGATGTGGTCGGAGTACCAGAGAGGAAGGGGTGTCTGAAGCGCTCGGTCGGAGATGCTGGCGAGGCGAAAAAGGTGACTTTTGCGGTGGAGGAATCGAGGGGGAGGAGGCTGAGGTCTCGGGTCGTCTGGTCGCCCGTCGTTGCCAAGACAAGGGCGAAGCGTGCTGAAGCTGGTAGTACTAATTCTGCTGCTGATGCTGGAATTTCTGCAAGGGCAGGTGAAAATGTTCCAgtgaggcggtccaggaggaaTTCTTTGACTGCTGCCGAGGCCGAGGAAGTAGAAGAAGCCGTTGCTGTTGGCAGGAAACGAAAGCCGAAGAGCCAGGAGATTGCTGAGGACGTTGCTGTCAGTGCTCAGCCTATAGCTTCTTGCAGAGTCACGAGGAGGTCGAGCTTGTCAGGAACCACGGTTCTATTGCCTCCTGCTGTTGAGAAGAAGATAGGGAGGGGGAAGGCAGCAGATGTTAAGGATAAACTTGTTACTGAGGAGCAGGCTGCTGAGGCTCAAGGTTTGTCTGCAGCGGAGCCACCTACAGTTGTGGAGAGTAAGAGGAGCAGGAGGAAGGGACCTGATGTGCAGAATTCATCATGGTTGGAAGTATTCGCCACCAGGACCACAAAATCCCACTCAGTAGAAGCTGTTGTGATGCCGCCCCCAGTGATTGAGaacaagaggaagaggaagtcaGGAGATGCACAACCATATGTAGAGCTGCGTCCAGTTGCAGAG GTGCCTAGAAATGATGCTCCTGTCACCAGGTCTTTGAGGAACAGGGTTGTCCAGGTTAACAACAGTATTGTGGAGGAAACTCACACTAACCAGCAGCCAGAAAATAAGACGCGGCCTACTAGACCAGCTACGTGCAGGAATCAACAGGTTGCATCTTCTATGgtggaagaagagaaagaagaagTTGCTGCTCCTAGTAAGGCCCCTCCATCGAAGCGATCAAGGAGAAACAATTCCAGGGCCAGTAATTCAAATTCAGGAAGCAACAAATTGACTAGTGCTCCAGTGGAGGCCAAAGACACAAAAATAGCTCACCCATCGACACACCATAATGCTAAGGCTGAAGATGTGGAGAAGCAACCAATAGTCAATGCACCTGTTAGGCGATCAACACGTAAATCTGTTGTCCCAGCTATGCTTGATAATGAGAAGGGTCTAATTGAGAACCCTGAAGCACATGCTAGGAGATCAATGCGGAGATCTATTGTGCCGGTAAAGGATATCAAAGGTGCTGGTGAAGAGATTCAGAATGCTAAGGGTGAAGATGCTGTGAAGCAGCCAGCAGTTAAAAACCCTGTTAGGCGATCAACACGTAAATCAGTTGTCTCAGCCATGCTTGAGAAAGAGAAGGTTCTCATTGCAGAAGAGAACCCAGAAGCACACGTTAGGAGATCAACGCGGAAATCCGTTGTTCCAGTTAAAGATATTAGCTGTGTTGGTGAAGACATTCAAAATGCTAAGAGTGACAATGTGGAGAAGCAATTAGTTGTGAATCAACCTGTCAGGCATTCATCACGTAAATCTATTCTGCCAGATACACTTGAGAACGAGAGTGGATCTCTAGTTGCAGAAACGAATGCTAAGGCACGTGTTAGGGCACGGAAGTCTCTTCTTCCTAATAAGTGTAACAAGGAGGACCCAGATCACAGTAAAATGACCAGAAACGAGAACTTTCAAATTGGTAAATGTGAAGATGACAAACAACAAAAAGTAAAGGAACCTGTTAGGCGATCAAGGAGATCTGTTGATGCAGTGATGCTTGAGGAACAAAATAAGGGTCTTCATGAGGGACTAATGTCAACAATTCCTGTGAGGAGATCAACACATAAATCTGTTGCTCTCAATGTAGTTGAAAAGGCTGGAAGGAGACAGTCAGGAGTTGGAACAAGGAGGCTGAAAGCAAGAGATAAACTTACAGACCATGCTGTGGCTGTGCCTGTGGTTACTGCTGGAAACGAATTGCAGGTTGATGTGCAGAACAATCAAGACCTGACAGTCAAATCTCCAAATCATAATTTATCTGATGGTAATGAGACACATCCTGGTTCGGACAAGTTTGTGTCATGTGAGAGAGTTGGTGAAGAGGGCTTGAAATTGAGAGAGCACAGAATGTCTCAAGTGGGAACATCATCTTCAGCCAATGATTTCTGTGATATGGAAGATTTTAGTGGACAGAAATTCAGGAAGCAACAGAGCACGCAGACCCCATTTGAAAAAGATAACACAGGAGCTAACTATGATAAGCCACAGAGAGTACAGCAGGCATCAACTTTCTTAACTTCAAAGGGAAGGTCTTCAAAGAGGAGGCAGACAAGGACAACTGCtccagaagaagttatgtccgCCGAGGAGGCAAATGATGGCATGGTTGTCAGGGAAGAAACAATGGGCGCACATAAAGCGTCTCATGAATATAGTAAGGAGTCTAGTAGCAGAACTCAAGAAATTTGTCAGGTTAGTGCCACAAGCGAAGGGTTCTCTTCAGGTCCATTGCTTGCCACAGTAACACTCCCTGATGAGATTTACACAACACAGAGTGTGCATAAGGTGATACCTCCATCAGAAACTGGTGGACTTGCAAAGGAAAGTTCAGAGAAGAGTAAACAACCTCAAGAACACTCTGACATTCAAGCTGATGATAGCCATTTATCTGAAATAAGAAATGGGGAATTGGATCAATCATCGAGCATCGCGGAACTACTCCCACACAGTGGTTTTGTCACAGAGGACAAAATATTAATTGGTGAAG ATGTTTTGCCTGTTGACTTCACTGTTGGAGATGATGAAGGGCAAAGCCCTGTATCTGGGCAAGGGAGAGTTGCCTGGGAAGCAAATACAAGTGAGTCTGGAGAAAAGAACCTAGCTGATGCCAGGTCCACTGGTCTCCACACCAAAAGTCTGCAACATGATACTGGCATAGTAGCTAAAGAGTCTGAGTCTGGTGAAG ATGTTGTGCCAATGAGTTTCACTAGTGAAGAGCATGGAATAAAATATCCAGTAAGCCCTGTTGCTGTGGAAAGGAGTGTTATTGGTGAAG CTTCGGGATCTGCCTTACAAATATCAGACAGTAATCAAGAAATATACTGTGATGTGATTGCTGAAGGAAGCGTTGGAGCTGCTGATCTGGGGAGCTGTCCCAGCAGTGGTGGAAAAGGGAACCCCCTTTTGAAAAATCTGCATGACAGTATTCTTCCATTAATGAATTCTGCTCAGAGatgttcatcagatggaagACGTTCGTCATTTGGTCTTGAGTTTCTGTTAGAAGACTGCAAAGAAAACTGTTCCAGAAATGTCGAAAATATTGCTGTAGAAGTTGATGGTGGAAACAAACCTAGCACCTGTGTAACTCCTGATTTCTATGCGGGATCAGATTGTGGTCTGGAAGATGAGGATGTGCAACATACTGGATTTGATGCTGATAAGAAACTTGATGTGGATCAGGATGCCGCAGAAGAAG AAGTAGTTGTTGAGGAAAAAAGTTATGGTGAACACATTGCTGCCAAAACTGACCTAAGAACAAAGTTAAATGGTGAACTTACTGGTCTTGATATGGAATCAGATTGTAGCATTGCTGAAAAGGACGTGAAGCTTGTTGAAGATAATCCTGATGATGAAGTTACAGTTCAGGTCCAGCCGGCTAATGTACAAGAAG GTGATTCTGAGAAGCCTTCACAATTTTCAGCAACACCAGAGTGTAAACATGAATGTGGTTTGCCCGACGAAGCAGTATTGCAttcaaagaagaacaagggaTGTTTATCAAGTGAAGAACAATCACCATTTGGCCTACAATCCCTGTTCTCGCAGCAAAGTATAGAAAAATCTGTGGAGTGTGGAGCCCTTGCTTCTGCAACAGTTCATGCAGAAAATGGATTTGATGAATTAAAATATGGCCATGTGAAGTGTTCACTAAAAAAGACTCATGTGTCAGAACCTTTTTCACAACTTGATACTAATGAAGACACCTGTACCATTTCCCAAAATGATGATTGTATGTTCATATCCCAACAAGATAATGGAATAGAAG GATTATCAAAGGCAAGTCTTGATGAAGAATTGGTTCCATCAGGCTTTTCGTTGGACGCAAAGCACATAAAAGA GGTCACTAATTCTGAGGAAGTAGCCTGTAAGGGTGAAGGAAGTAAGGAACTTGTCCATTCTGATGACATTAAAGCTTCATCTGAAAAAACAGATGTCAATGGGCCAG ATACTATTGAAAATTCTTCATTTAGTTTTGCAACTCCTGGTTATAAACATGATGATGCTTTGTCTGAGGAAGCAGTGCGCACAATGAAGAAATATGCTGGAACATGCTCATCAAATCCCAGAGAATTACTTATGGACCTGCAGTCCCTGTTCTCAAAGGAAAACATTGAAGGATCTGATCCGCATCATGGACTTGCATTCTCAAGTGCTGAAAGTCCAGGAGATGAATCAATTGATGTGAAACAACAGGTTGAGGTACATCTTGGTTCTAATCCATCTCAGTTAGAATCAACTGATCTCTTGGATGAACGTTCCAAGACTGAAGTGCTGCATCAGGGTCATAAAGGTCTATGCAGTGAGGATAGTGAAGAGCAAGTTGCTTCTGGACCCTTCACAAATGATAttgtggaggctgctgctgccagaTACATAGAAAATGAACCTGTGCTGCTCCCGTCCGAAGAAAGATCAAATTTGAAAGATGGGCAGCTTAACTCCAAGCGGGAAAGCCCAATAGTTATGGAATTTAGCCTGAACTTTAATAAAGATGTAGATGTTACTAGGTCTATTATGGATATTGTTGATCAAAGAACTCCATCTGGTTCGGCTTTACCAGAAGATTGTCGTACAGATCATAACCCACAACGAGAGTTTTTAGATGTCTGCTCAGTGGAATCTTCTCTTCAAGGGTCGACAATGTTTACTAATAAAATTGATTCTGGTGTAGCAG GTACTATTGGGAACCCTTCATTTAGTTTAGCAACTCCTGATCGTGGACATGAAGGTGCTTTGTCTGAGGAAGCAGTGTGCAAAATGAAAAAATATACTGGGACATGCTCGGCAGATCCCAGACATTTACTCATGGAGATGCAGTCTCTTTTGTCAGAGGGAAGCACTGAAAAATCCGATTCGCATGATGTTGCATTTTCAAGTTCCGAACCCGAAAGCGGAAGAAATGAACCTACTGTTTTCCATGTTGAGAAACTGGTTTACACACTTGTTTCTTCAGAACCTGATATGTACCAAGGCCTTTGTCAAGATCTCAGCAGAGCTGAAGAAAAAGAGAGCTGCATATCTATTTCCATGCAACTAAATCCTGAGCTGGAGGACGATGAAGTGGAGAAACACAGCTTAAACTGTGAGAAAGACACCAGCCAGATTCTTGGTATAACTAGATCTGTGCAGAGCAAAACATCCCTTTTACCCAAGGACAGTCATACCATTTATTGGAAGGAACAGGAGCTACCAAATGACTTATCCCCACTTAAATCTG GAATTTGTCAATCTCACGGCCAGAAGCACATAGTTGAAAGTAACTCCAGGCTATTGAATTGTGATACTGAAGTGCTCCATCAAGATCATAAAGACGAAAGAAACATACATAATGTAGACAAAACCATCCCAAAAGTTCTTGAAAATGACATGCCTGAAGCAGCCCCAATTGAACGAATGGAAAGTGCAACACTGCTGCCCTCAGTTGCTGGAAAGCCAGAAATTTCTGATGAGCTGCTTAACACCAACCTGAGTGATGAAGGTGAGAAACACAGCTTTAGTTCTGATAAATATACAATTAAAGATTTCTGTACTGGGTCCACGAAAAATGATCTGTTCCCTCTGCCCAAGGACTGCCATATAGACTCTTGCAAGAAACAGGAGGTCCCAGATGTCCTTTATTTACCTAAATCTCCTGAAGAATCTGCAAATTGTCAGGATGAGAGTGTTTCAGGATCAG GACCTTGTCAGACTAGTTGGCAGCAGTGTATAAATGAAAGCAGCAGTGTGCAGGTGACTTCTAATATTGAAGTGTTCAATCAAAATCATGAGGAAAGCAACCAAAATAATGAAGGCCAAATTACTCCTATTCCAAGTATTGTCTCTGAAGCTGCAGATACTGAAAGATCAGAAAGGGAAATAGGTCTGACCCCTCCTGCAGGACCGTCAGCATTGCCGGATGAGCAGCTTAACACGGAGGTGGAGTGCCACGGAGCTGAACACAGCTGTTGCTATGATGAGCACACTTTGAGCTTATTTGATACTGAATCGCTGTACAGCAAAGCATCCAGTTTGCTTAAAGACAGTCGCAAGGATCCTCCTCCAGGTGATCTATCTGCTCCAAGATCTCCTGAGGAATCTACAGTTTTTCCAAACTCCTCTGTTCCGGAATCAGTAG GAATCTGTCAAAGCAGCAGGCGAAGAGGTACAGACGAACTCCGTGCCAAGCTGCAGAGTTTCAAAGTTTCCAGCACTGTAAAAGGAAGCTACATTGCTATGAGTGCCCCTCGCCCGAAGCAGGGTGACAACCTGAGCCAATCTGCAATCACGTTGCTCCGGAACAGCGAGAACGCACCTGCTGTTAAAGTAGACCATCCTGCTAAGCCGGACCCTGATCGCTCGGTCGCAAACAACTCGTCAAGACAAGCGCTGCAGCCCACAGCGGAAGACCAAGGGATCACTGATAGGTAG